One genomic window of Thalassolituus hydrocarboniclasticus includes the following:
- a CDS encoding 50S ribosomal protein L25/general stress protein Ctc has product MSEFNLSAELREDAGKGASRRLRRENAVPAIVYGGKAGGNDRKPQAIVLKANELNKVLENEAFYSSVITLTIGEKAEQVVLKDLQRHPSKNLIWHADFLRVSKSTKIKAHVPLHFINEESCVGVKTGGGKIAHQLTSLDIICNAGDLPEFIEVDLANAEAGTVIHLSDLKLPKGVESLALSHGPEHDTSVVTVIAPKGGDSEEEAAAE; this is encoded by the coding sequence ATGTCAGAATTTAATCTGTCAGCTGAACTTCGCGAAGATGCGGGGAAAGGTGCGAGCCGCCGCCTGCGTCGCGAAAACGCCGTACCAGCCATCGTTTACGGTGGTAAAGCCGGTGGTAACGATCGCAAGCCACAAGCCATCGTTCTGAAAGCTAACGAGCTGAACAAAGTACTGGAAAACGAAGCGTTCTACAGCAGCGTAATCACCCTGACTATCGGCGAAAAAGCCGAGCAGGTTGTTCTGAAAGATCTGCAGCGTCACCCATCCAAAAACCTGATCTGGCACGCTGACTTCCTGCGCGTAAGCAAGTCCACCAAGATCAAGGCTCACGTACCTCTGCACTTCATCAATGAAGAAAGCTGCGTAGGCGTGAAAACCGGTGGCGGTAAAATTGCTCACCAGCTGACCAGTCTGGACATCATCTGTAACGCTGGCGACCTGCCAGAGTTCATCGAAGTGGATCTGGCCAACGCTGAAGCTGGCACCGTTATCCACCTGTCCGATCTGAAACTGCCAAAAGGCGTTGAGTCTCTGGCTCTGTCTCACGGCCCAGAGCACGACACTTCTGTTGTTACTGTTATCGCTCCTAAAGGCGGCGACAGCGAAGAAGAAGCAGCTGCCGAGTAA
- the pth gene encoding aminoacyl-tRNA hydrolase — protein sequence MSDPIQLIVGLGNPGAEYEHTRHNAGAWLVERLAQNERISLSPDKKFSGRAGKGRLGGQDCWLLIPTTFMNLSGQAVQALANFYKLKPEQILVVHDELDLPAGTAKFKFGGGHGGQNGLRDIISKLGNNQNFHRLRIGIGHPGDKSQVTGHVLGRASKSDQQAIDAVIDEALRVLPDALGGDLAKAMNRLHSFKG from the coding sequence ATGTCTGACCCTATTCAACTGATCGTAGGCCTGGGCAACCCCGGCGCCGAATACGAGCACACCCGCCACAATGCGGGCGCCTGGCTGGTTGAACGCCTGGCGCAGAACGAACGCATCAGCCTCAGTCCGGACAAAAAGTTCTCCGGTCGTGCCGGCAAAGGCCGCCTCGGCGGGCAGGATTGCTGGTTACTGATTCCCACTACGTTTATGAACCTCAGCGGACAGGCCGTCCAGGCGCTGGCCAACTTTTATAAGCTGAAACCGGAACAGATTCTGGTGGTTCATGATGAGCTGGACTTACCTGCCGGCACAGCCAAATTCAAGTTTGGCGGTGGTCACGGTGGCCAGAATGGCCTGCGCGATATCATCAGCAAGCTTGGCAACAACCAGAATTTTCATCGCCTGCGTATCGGTATCGGTCATCCCGGTGACAAATCTCAGGTAACCGGCCATGTACTGGGCCGCGCCAGCAAGAGCGACCAACAGGCCATTGATGCGGTAATCGATGAAGCCTTACGCGTTCTGCCCGATGCACTGGGCGGCGACCTTGCCAAAGCCATGAATCGACTTCATTCATTTAAAGGGTAA
- the ychF gene encoding redox-regulated ATPase YchF → MGFKCGIVGLPNVGKSTLFNALTKSGIAAENFPFCTIEPNSGVVAMPDKRLDELAAIVKPERVVPTSMEFVDIAGLVAGASKGEGLGNQFLANIRETDAIAHVVRCFEDDNVIHVANRVSPADDIDIINTELVLADLESCEKQLQRITRVAKGGDKDAIAQKALLERLIPHFEQGKTARMLELNDDERKLARTFHLLTIKPTMYIANVAEDGFENNPHLDVVRGIAESEGASVVVVCNKIEAEISELDDEDKLEFLQEMGMEEPGLDRVIRSGYELLGLQTYFTAGVKEVRAWTIKIGDTAPRAAAAIHTDFERGFIRAEVIGYNDFIQYKGEAGAKEAGKWRLEGKEYIVKDGDVVHFRFNV, encoded by the coding sequence ATGGGCTTTAAATGCGGTATCGTTGGCTTACCCAACGTCGGCAAATCCACACTGTTCAATGCACTGACCAAATCGGGTATTGCCGCCGAGAACTTCCCGTTCTGTACCATTGAACCCAATTCCGGCGTGGTTGCCATGCCAGACAAGCGTCTGGACGAACTGGCAGCCATCGTTAAGCCTGAGCGTGTTGTGCCAACCTCCATGGAGTTTGTGGACATTGCCGGCCTGGTTGCCGGTGCCTCCAAAGGCGAAGGTCTGGGCAACCAGTTCCTCGCCAATATCCGTGAGACCGACGCCATCGCCCACGTTGTGCGCTGCTTCGAAGACGATAACGTGATCCACGTTGCCAACCGCGTCAGCCCGGCCGACGATATCGACATCATCAATACCGAGCTGGTACTGGCTGATCTGGAATCCTGTGAAAAGCAGCTGCAGCGCATTACCCGCGTTGCCAAAGGTGGCGATAAAGATGCCATTGCGCAGAAAGCACTGCTGGAACGTCTGATCCCGCATTTCGAGCAGGGCAAAACCGCCCGTATGCTGGAACTGAACGATGACGAGCGCAAGCTGGCGCGTACCTTCCACCTGCTGACCATCAAGCCAACCATGTACATCGCTAACGTGGCAGAAGACGGCTTCGAAAATAACCCTCACCTCGATGTGGTGCGTGGTATTGCCGAGTCAGAAGGCGCTTCTGTTGTTGTGGTCTGTAACAAGATCGAAGCCGAAATTTCCGAGCTGGACGATGAAGATAAGCTCGAATTCCTGCAGGAAATGGGCATGGAAGAACCGGGTCTGGATCGTGTGATCCGTTCCGGTTACGAGTTGCTGGGCCTGCAGACCTACTTCACCGCCGGTGTGAAAGAAGTCCGCGCCTGGACCATCAAAATCGGTGATACCGCACCACGCGCAGCTGCGGCAATTCACACCGACTTTGAACGTGGTTTTATCCGTGCCGAAGTGATTGGTTATAACGACTTTATCCAGTACAAAGGCGAAGCCGGTGCCAAAGAAGCCGGTAAATGGCGCCTGGAAGGCAAAGAGTACATCGTTAAAGACGGCGATGTAGTGCACTTCCGCTTTAACGTCTGA
- the ispE gene encoding 4-(cytidine 5'-diphospho)-2-C-methyl-D-erythritol kinase, with translation MAELPEHNSWLSVPAPAKLNLMLHITGRRDDGYHNLQTLFQFVDYGDELHFKLRNDGELTLTPAIEGVSFEDNLIIRAARLLQKKSEKKLGADIRLDKKLPMGGGLGGGSSDAATTLLALNTLWDLQLSLDELAAIGLSLGADVPVFVRGEAAFAEGVGEILTPVPELAEPWYLVVCPQVHVNTGKIFSHEGLTRDSDPINIRTALRQGGRNDCQAIVSMLYPEVGNTLNLLNKFSFAKMTGTGACIFSSFGSETEAISVSAQLPAEYKVFVAKGVNQSPAHKVLFGPS, from the coding sequence ATGGCTGAACTGCCTGAACATAACAGCTGGCTGAGCGTACCGGCCCCGGCCAAACTGAATCTGATGCTGCACATCACCGGACGCCGGGATGACGGCTACCATAACCTGCAGACCCTGTTTCAGTTCGTTGACTATGGTGATGAGCTGCACTTTAAATTACGCAACGATGGCGAACTGACACTGACTCCTGCCATTGAAGGTGTCAGCTTCGAAGACAATCTCATCATCCGCGCCGCCCGTCTGTTGCAAAAAAAATCAGAAAAAAAATTGGGTGCTGATATCCGGCTGGATAAAAAACTGCCCATGGGGGGCGGTCTTGGCGGTGGAAGTTCTGATGCGGCAACCACACTTCTGGCGCTGAATACATTATGGGATCTGCAGCTTTCTCTGGATGAACTGGCAGCGATCGGACTCTCCCTCGGAGCCGACGTCCCAGTGTTTGTGCGGGGTGAAGCCGCTTTTGCCGAAGGTGTGGGTGAGATACTGACCCCCGTGCCAGAGCTTGCTGAACCCTGGTATCTGGTGGTGTGCCCGCAAGTCCATGTAAATACAGGAAAAATTTTTTCACATGAGGGGTTGACCCGCGATTCGGACCCCATTAATATTCGCACCGCGCTGAGGCAAGGGGGCAGAAATGACTGCCAGGCAATAGTCTCAATGTTGTATCCAGAAGTTGGTAACACATTGAATTTGCTAAATAAATTTTCCTTTGCTAAGATGACGGGCACTGGAGCTTGTATATTCTCAAGCTTCGGCTCTGAAACAGAAGCCATCAGTGTTTCTGCGCAGTTACCGGCCGAATATAAGGTCTTTGTGGCTAAGGGTGTTAACCAATCACCTGCACATAAGGTATTATTCGGACCGTCTTAA
- a CDS encoding ribose-phosphate pyrophosphokinase produces the protein MSKLMVFTGNANPELAKLVVERLDIPLGEATVGKFSDGEITIEINENVRGKDVFIIQPTCAPTNDNLMEILLMADGLRRASASRITAVVPYFGYARQDRRPRSARVPISARAVADMMSTAGIDRVLTVDLHADQIQGFFDVPVDNVYGSPVLIDDLERQAYEDLIVVSPDIGGVVRARAIAKQLNVDLAIIDKRRPKANVSEVMHIIGDVSGRTCVLVDDMVDTAGTLCHAAKALKEFGAKKVVAYCTHPVLSGPAVERLASAELDELVVTDTIPLSEAAKSIGRIRQLTIAGLLAEAVRRVNNEESISAMFR, from the coding sequence GTGTCTAAGTTGATGGTTTTTACCGGTAACGCTAACCCGGAGCTGGCTAAGCTCGTTGTTGAGCGTCTCGATATCCCCCTTGGCGAAGCCACTGTTGGCAAGTTCAGTGATGGTGAAATTACCATCGAAATCAATGAAAACGTGCGTGGTAAGGATGTATTCATCATCCAGCCTACCTGTGCACCAACCAATGATAACCTGATGGAAATCCTGCTGATGGCCGATGGCCTGCGCCGCGCATCAGCCAGCCGTATCACTGCGGTTGTTCCTTATTTCGGTTATGCCCGTCAGGATCGTCGCCCGCGTTCTGCCCGTGTACCTATCAGTGCCCGTGCTGTGGCCGATATGATGTCCACTGCCGGCATCGACCGCGTTCTGACCGTTGACCTGCACGCTGACCAGATCCAGGGCTTCTTCGATGTTCCTGTTGATAACGTCTACGGCTCTCCGGTACTGATTGATGATCTTGAGCGCCAGGCTTACGAAGACCTGATCGTTGTATCTCCTGACATCGGCGGTGTAGTTCGTGCCCGCGCAATCGCCAAGCAGCTGAACGTTGATCTGGCGATCATCGACAAACGTCGTCCGAAAGCCAACGTTTCTGAAGTGATGCATATTATCGGTGATGTTTCCGGCCGTACCTGTGTGCTGGTCGACGACATGGTCGATACCGCCGGCACTCTGTGCCACGCAGCCAAAGCTCTGAAAGAGTTCGGTGCGAAAAAAGTTGTAGCCTACTGTACACATCCTGTACTATCCGGCCCCGCTGTTGAGCGTCTGGCCAGTGCCGAGCTGGATGAGCTGGTTGTTACCGATACCATCCCGCTGTCTGAAGCTGCTAAATCCATTGGCCGCATCCGCCAACTGACCATTGCTGGTCTGCTGGCCGAAGCTGTACGCCGGGTAAATAACGAAGAATCCATCAGTGCGATGTTTCGTTAA
- a CDS encoding multidrug effflux MFS transporter has translation MPALTLPLPLLLALLTALSPLAIDMYLPAMEAMAGDLQTSIHLVELSVSSYLLGFALGQLGGGPLSDRYGRRPLIITGLIIFALSSAALMLTTSLEALLALRFLQAIGGGLATVNSSAIVRDRFQGADVAKTLSLVSMIMMLAPLVAPMLGALTLSFAGWRTIFQTLTIYAVLVLIILVWQLEESHPPHKRQQRLPVRDYLRVIRHARARRFILAQALASTGMFVFITASPYLYLDYFEQDAEHFPWLFGANVLTMMAMNRLNILLLRRFDSKVILHTGLRLQLSSALLLLLLFAFSPQQATLHYVLPLMMLFVGSLGLISANATATILHYFRDISATATALTGVSVFCSGALFGLIWGHLHNGTPLPMMAVMLCTALLANLALCRIPAEQNDAVSTS, from the coding sequence ATGCCCGCATTAACACTGCCACTGCCGTTGCTGCTGGCTTTACTGACAGCCTTATCGCCACTGGCCATTGATATGTATCTTCCGGCGATGGAAGCCATGGCCGGCGATCTGCAAACCAGCATCCACCTGGTGGAGTTATCCGTCAGCAGTTACCTGCTGGGCTTTGCACTTGGCCAGCTCGGTGGCGGACCTCTGTCTGACCGCTACGGCCGCCGTCCCCTGATCATTACCGGCCTGATTATTTTTGCCCTCAGCAGCGCCGCGCTGATGCTGACAACTTCACTTGAGGCACTGCTTGCACTGCGCTTCCTGCAAGCCATCGGCGGTGGACTGGCAACGGTTAATTCCAGCGCCATCGTCCGTGACCGTTTTCAGGGGGCCGATGTCGCCAAAACCTTATCACTGGTGTCCATGATTATGATGCTGGCGCCATTGGTTGCGCCGATGCTCGGTGCCCTGACCTTGTCCTTTGCCGGCTGGCGTACCATTTTTCAGACACTGACCATCTACGCCGTGCTGGTGCTGATCATTCTCGTCTGGCAGCTGGAAGAAAGTCACCCGCCACACAAACGTCAGCAACGTCTGCCGGTGCGTGACTACCTGCGGGTCATCAGACACGCGCGCGCACGCCGCTTTATTCTGGCTCAGGCACTGGCATCCACCGGTATGTTTGTTTTTATTACCGCCTCGCCTTACCTGTATCTGGATTACTTTGAGCAGGATGCCGAGCACTTTCCCTGGCTGTTTGGCGCCAACGTGTTAACCATGATGGCAATGAACCGCCTGAATATACTGCTGCTGCGCCGTTTTGACAGCAAAGTAATCCTGCACACAGGACTCCGCCTGCAACTCAGCAGCGCCCTGCTGTTGCTGCTGTTATTCGCTTTTTCCCCACAACAGGCAACGCTGCATTATGTGTTACCGCTGATGATGCTGTTTGTTGGCTCTCTGGGCCTGATCTCAGCCAATGCCACGGCAACCATCCTGCATTATTTCCGCGATATCAGTGCAACAGCCACGGCCCTGACCGGCGTCAGTGTTTTCTGCAGTGGCGCTTTGTTTGGCCTGATCTGGGGCCACCTGCATAACGGCACACCACTGCCGATGATGGCGGTCATGCTGTGCACGGCACTGCTGGCCAACCTGGCACTGTGCCGTATTCCGGCAGAGCAGAATGACGCGGTCAGCACATCCTGA
- the lolB gene encoding lipoprotein insertase outer membrane protein LolB, whose product MTISRMLTTLLLLTLLSGCSSLLPKPDGGKQSLQSSLNKLQTWQVRGKLSVTSPDDSVTGYLTWEQDKQSYDLFISGPFGSGSSRLQGNARQAELTLPGWDKPQRARTPEQLMLAHMGWNFPATDIRYWVKGQASPNAKASSEYDEHGLLTHLQQHGWDIRFSRYQQHGDYWLPGLIKISGHDFRFVFSIKEWTVNG is encoded by the coding sequence ATGACGATTTCAAGAATGCTGACCACCCTGCTGCTGCTGACACTGCTCAGCGGCTGCAGCAGCCTGCTGCCCAAACCTGATGGCGGCAAACAAAGCCTGCAGAGCAGCCTTAATAAACTGCAGACCTGGCAGGTGCGCGGTAAATTATCGGTGACTTCACCCGATGACAGCGTGACCGGCTACCTGACCTGGGAACAGGATAAACAAAGCTATGACCTGTTTATTTCCGGCCCCTTCGGCTCCGGCTCCTCGCGCCTGCAAGGCAACGCCCGCCAGGCCGAACTGACCCTGCCCGGCTGGGACAAACCACAGCGGGCACGCACGCCCGAGCAACTGATGCTGGCTCATATGGGCTGGAATTTCCCGGCCACCGATATCCGCTATTGGGTGAAAGGCCAGGCCAGCCCCAATGCCAAAGCAAGCAGCGAGTACGATGAACACGGCCTGCTTACGCATCTGCAACAGCATGGCTGGGATATCCGCTTCTCCCGCTACCAGCAGCACGGTGATTACTGGCTGCCCGGCCTGATTAAAATATCCGGCCACGACTTCCGTTTTGTATTTTCGATTAAAGAGTGGACTGTTAATGGCTGA
- a CDS encoding TetR/AcrR family transcriptional regulator has product MNIQSETRKNMDKRQQILEATADLIAEQGLHSCPMAMVAKHACCGAGTIYRYFETKEELVQQLFLHLTEVMASHCMAGYDESACIKKRFYSFWGNFYRYMHEHPRDRALMEQLSASPAISELQREKALEPMNKALIRLLAEGKSQMLIKDLPNEIITTMTFGSLTMMAKKQQLSPQMFPQAVKAEDLLNLCWDAIKA; this is encoded by the coding sequence ATGAACATTCAGTCCGAAACACGAAAGAACATGGATAAACGCCAGCAAATTCTGGAAGCCACTGCTGATCTGATCGCAGAACAGGGCTTGCATTCATGCCCTATGGCTATGGTCGCAAAGCATGCATGCTGCGGCGCTGGTACCATTTACCGTTATTTCGAGACTAAAGAAGAATTAGTGCAGCAGTTATTTCTGCATCTGACCGAAGTGATGGCGAGCCACTGTATGGCCGGCTATGACGAAAGTGCCTGTATCAAGAAGAGATTTTACAGCTTCTGGGGAAATTTTTACCGCTACATGCATGAGCATCCCAGAGACCGTGCTCTTATGGAACAGCTGTCAGCTTCGCCCGCCATCAGTGAGCTGCAACGGGAGAAAGCGCTGGAGCCGATGAACAAAGCGCTGATCCGGCTGTTGGCCGAAGGCAAAAGCCAGATGCTGATCAAAGATCTGCCGAATGAAATCATCACTACCATGACGTTCGGTAGTCTGACCATGATGGCCAAGAAACAACAGCTGTCACCGCAGATGTTTCCACAGGCGGTGAAAGCCGAAGATTTGCTGAATCTGTGCTGGGACGCCATCAAAGCGTAA
- a CDS encoding tetratricopeptide repeat protein encodes MFFYIRQSRHTSSDRPPLPVFIRSGRWLAPLLSALIVLPGCASFGTSPAADQQQSVPADNAASQSIHYKNSPAADEPTEPHYRPIPAATLYSLLVAEMAGQRQRFDISLYNYMDQARTTRDPAIAERAARIAQYVGSDTHAIEAVAIWLEEEPENPAAHQAAAQLLMEQGQFGLALEHLEKLQELAGISQFDYLAANAGQLPEEQQLALLAKFQLLSNKYPENASVWYARGIMEQHLQRYPAALQHTEEALKRNPAYLSAALQKARILVLLQRSDDAIDWLEDIHEDYPEHKGIQVLHARILLEQRNMDSARDAFVKLHKNFPEDAAILLSLALLEEELGQREQAREHLYQLLTRQSHTDEAHFYLGKMAQEEEDYDAAIEQYAQVSSGREFLAAHLKASYLLNDTQGIDAARDYLNDLRGDFPQHSSELVRIEVDLLSAAGQPEDAMVLISQALSVAPEDINLLYTRAMLAERLDDLNRLEQDLRTVIRLRPDHAEALNALGYTLADRTDRWAEALPLIERALELTPENPAVIDSLGWIYFRMGNIERARPLLKKAFDMMKDHEIAAHYGELLWLSGDQTEARDIWQQGLEQTPDSEIILRTLQRLDIDPETLDQNR; translated from the coding sequence ATGTTTTTTTATATCCGTCAGTCCCGCCATACCTCTTCTGACCGCCCACCACTGCCGGTTTTCATACGCTCAGGTCGTTGGCTGGCGCCATTGCTTTCCGCACTGATTGTTCTCCCCGGCTGTGCCAGCTTCGGCACCTCACCGGCAGCAGATCAGCAACAAAGCGTTCCGGCCGATAACGCAGCGTCACAAAGCATTCACTACAAAAACAGCCCTGCGGCAGACGAACCAACGGAGCCGCATTACCGCCCGATTCCGGCAGCTACGCTCTATTCATTACTGGTTGCGGAGATGGCCGGCCAGCGCCAGCGCTTTGATATTTCGCTCTACAACTATATGGATCAGGCCCGTACCACCCGCGATCCGGCCATTGCCGAGCGTGCTGCCCGTATCGCCCAATACGTTGGCAGTGACACCCACGCCATTGAAGCCGTCGCTATCTGGCTGGAAGAAGAACCCGAAAACCCTGCCGCTCATCAGGCGGCTGCACAATTACTGATGGAACAGGGTCAGTTTGGTCTGGCACTGGAGCATCTGGAAAAATTACAGGAACTGGCCGGCATCAGTCAGTTCGACTACCTGGCCGCCAATGCCGGACAGCTACCGGAGGAACAGCAACTGGCTCTGCTGGCGAAGTTTCAGCTTCTCTCCAATAAATACCCGGAAAATGCTTCCGTCTGGTACGCTCGCGGCATTATGGAGCAGCACCTGCAACGTTATCCCGCCGCCCTGCAACATACAGAAGAAGCACTGAAACGCAATCCGGCCTATTTAAGTGCTGCCCTGCAGAAAGCACGCATACTGGTGTTACTGCAGCGTTCTGACGATGCTATCGATTGGCTTGAAGACATCCACGAAGACTACCCTGAGCATAAAGGCATTCAGGTTCTGCATGCCCGCATCCTGCTCGAGCAACGCAACATGGACAGCGCCCGTGACGCCTTTGTTAAATTGCACAAAAACTTCCCCGAAGATGCTGCCATTCTGCTGTCACTTGCCCTGCTGGAAGAAGAACTGGGCCAGCGTGAACAGGCCCGCGAACATCTGTACCAGCTGCTGACCAGACAATCCCACACCGACGAAGCCCACTTTTATCTGGGCAAAATGGCCCAGGAAGAAGAAGATTATGATGCAGCCATAGAGCAATACGCTCAGGTCAGCAGTGGCCGGGAGTTTCTCGCCGCTCACCTGAAAGCCTCTTATCTGCTGAATGATACCCAGGGCATCGATGCAGCCCGTGACTATCTGAATGACCTGCGCGGTGATTTTCCGCAACACTCGAGCGAGCTGGTACGCATCGAGGTTGACCTGCTGTCTGCTGCCGGTCAGCCGGAAGATGCCATGGTGCTCATCAGCCAGGCCCTGAGCGTTGCACCGGAAGACATCAACCTGCTTTATACCCGCGCGATGCTGGCGGAACGCCTGGATGACCTGAACCGTCTGGAGCAGGATCTGCGCACGGTTATCCGTCTCAGACCAGACCATGCCGAGGCACTGAATGCACTGGGCTACACCCTCGCCGACCGTACCGACCGCTGGGCCGAAGCCTTGCCGTTAATTGAGCGCGCACTGGAACTGACACCGGAAAATCCGGCAGTTATCGACAGCCTGGGCTGGATCTATTTCCGCATGGGCAATATCGAACGCGCCCGGCCACTGCTGAAAAAAGCCTTCGACATGATGAAAGATCATGAAATCGCTGCCCATTACGGTGAACTGTTATGGCTCAGTGGTGATCAGACCGAGGCGCGCGACATATGGCAGCAGGGGTTAGAACAGACCCCTGACAGCGAGATTATTCTGCGCACCCTGCAACGCCTGGACATTGATCCGGAAACCCTCGACCAGAACCGATAA
- the hemA gene encoding glutamyl-tRNA reductase, with translation MGIWALGINHKTAPVAVRERVAFDPASMPAVLGEVQALDPVSEVVILSTCNRTEIYCSADELREEVIVDWLVRHHHIDRRDLDSALYCLTSEQAVQHTMRVASGLDSLVLGEPQILGQMKSAFAVAQEAGTVGSELGRLFRQTFSIAKRVRTDTAIGENPVSVAFAAVRMAQHIFADMANSRALLIGAGETIELVARHLYQAGVRDIIVANRTLARAQNLAQEFHAEAVLLEDIPNVLPRADIVISSTASPLPILGKGMVEKALKKRRHKPMFMVDIAVPRDIEEEVGELSDVYLYSVDDLRSIIEENVRSREDAARQAEELILSGVDHFMRELKALDAVQTLTDLRSSIDMLREEQLSKALKQLENGADAEKVLRQFAHTFSNKVLHAPTTALRKAGAEGRLEVLDWTRELFSLNSHAAPSSSADTE, from the coding sequence ATGGGTATTTGGGCACTGGGGATTAACCATAAAACAGCACCGGTTGCTGTGCGCGAGCGTGTTGCCTTCGATCCGGCGTCTATGCCGGCGGTATTGGGCGAAGTGCAGGCTCTGGACCCTGTGTCTGAAGTGGTGATCCTGTCGACCTGTAACCGTACCGAAATTTACTGCTCGGCCGATGAATTGCGCGAAGAGGTGATCGTCGACTGGCTGGTCCGTCATCATCATATTGACCGCCGCGATCTCGATTCGGCCCTCTATTGCCTGACCAGCGAGCAGGCGGTGCAGCACACTATGCGTGTTGCCAGCGGTCTGGATTCGCTGGTGCTGGGCGAGCCGCAGATTCTCGGCCAGATGAAATCGGCCTTTGCTGTGGCGCAGGAAGCCGGCACCGTCGGTTCTGAACTCGGTCGCCTGTTCCGCCAGACCTTTTCCATTGCCAAACGCGTACGTACCGATACCGCCATCGGTGAAAACCCGGTGTCGGTCGCCTTTGCGGCGGTGCGTATGGCACAGCATATCTTTGCCGATATGGCCAACAGCCGCGCGCTGCTGATTGGTGCCGGCGAAACCATCGAACTGGTGGCCCGTCATCTGTATCAGGCCGGCGTGCGCGATATTATTGTTGCCAACCGCACTCTGGCGCGGGCGCAGAATCTGGCGCAGGAGTTTCATGCCGAAGCGGTGCTGCTGGAAGACATTCCCAATGTGCTGCCGCGTGCTGATATCGTGATTTCATCAACCGCCAGCCCGTTGCCGATTCTGGGTAAGGGCATGGTGGAGAAAGCGCTGAAAAAACGCCGCCATAAGCCGATGTTTATGGTCGATATCGCTGTACCGCGCGATATCGAAGAAGAAGTTGGTGAGCTGTCGGATGTCTATCTGTATTCGGTAGACGATCTGCGCAGCATCATCGAAGAAAACGTGCGCTCCCGTGAAGATGCCGCACGTCAGGCCGAAGAGCTGATCCTCTCCGGCGTCGATCATTTTATGCGCGAGCTGAAAGCGCTGGATGCGGTGCAGACCCTGACCGATCTGCGCAGCAGTATTGATATGCTGCGCGAAGAACAGCTCAGCAAAGCGCTGAAACAACTTGAAAACGGTGCCGACGCGGAAAAAGTGTTGCGCCAGTTTGCCCATACCTTCAGTAATAAGGTGCTGCATGCACCGACCACTGCGCTGCGCAAAGCCGGTGCTGAAGGCCGTCTGGAAGTGCTCGACTGGACCCGCGAACTGTTCAGCCTGAACAGCCATGCGGCGCCATCCTCCTCTGCTGATACCGAATAA